A DNA window from Stenotrophomonas sp. 57 contains the following coding sequences:
- a CDS encoding heparan-alpha-glucosaminide N-acetyltransferase domain-containing protein, with protein sequence MPPSPSPRLASIDQLRGTVMLLMLLDHVRETFFLQYQVSDPMDASTVSPALFACRLLAHLCAPVFVLLTGLSAWLYGQRQADPRRATAAFLLKRGLFLVVLELTLVNFAWTFQLPPDTLYLQVIWAIGLSMIALAGLLWLPRPALLVLGVLLVAGHNLFDGVRVEGNGVLAVLWKVLHQRDWIDAGVMRLRTSYPVLPWIGVIALGYLMGPWFTRERAPEQRQRGLLWTGVGALALFALLRFANQYGDAPWQYQATPLRTWLSILNITKYPPSLQFLLLTLGVGLLLLRLYEWPPLARALRPLADIGAAPMFFYLLHLYVLKGLYLAALAIWGPTHGDLYALDSVAGLLLVACALAVVLYPPTRAFARFKARRRDLAWLRYL encoded by the coding sequence ATGCCCCCTTCCCCCTCCCCCCGCCTGGCCTCCATCGACCAGCTGCGCGGCACCGTGATGCTGCTGATGTTGCTGGACCACGTGCGCGAGACCTTTTTCCTGCAGTACCAGGTGAGCGACCCGATGGATGCCTCCACGGTCTCGCCGGCCCTGTTCGCCTGCCGCCTGCTGGCCCATCTGTGCGCCCCGGTATTCGTGTTGCTGACCGGCCTTTCGGCCTGGCTGTACGGCCAGCGCCAGGCGGATCCGCGCCGGGCCACCGCAGCTTTCCTGCTCAAGCGCGGGCTGTTCCTGGTCGTGCTGGAACTGACCCTGGTGAATTTCGCCTGGACCTTCCAGCTGCCGCCGGACACGCTGTACCTGCAGGTGATCTGGGCCATCGGGCTGAGCATGATCGCGCTGGCCGGCCTGTTGTGGCTGCCGCGCCCGGCCCTGCTGGTGCTGGGCGTGCTGCTGGTGGCCGGCCACAATCTGTTCGATGGGGTGCGGGTGGAAGGGAATGGCGTACTGGCCGTGCTGTGGAAGGTGCTGCACCAGCGCGACTGGATCGACGCAGGGGTGATGCGCCTGCGCACCTCCTATCCGGTGCTGCCGTGGATCGGGGTGATCGCACTGGGTTATCTGATGGGGCCGTGGTTCACCCGCGAGCGCGCACCGGAGCAGCGCCAGCGCGGGCTGCTGTGGACAGGCGTCGGCGCGCTGGCCCTGTTCGCATTGCTGCGGTTCGCCAACCAGTACGGGGATGCCCCCTGGCAATACCAGGCCACGCCGCTGCGCACCTGGCTGAGCATCCTCAACATCACCAAGTACCCGCCGTCGCTGCAGTTCCTGCTGCTGACCCTGGGCGTGGGACTGCTGTTGCTGCGCCTGTACGAATGGCCACCCCTGGCGCGTGCGCTGCGCCCGCTGGCCGATATCGGCGCCGCGCCGATGTTCTTCTACCTGCTGCACCTGTATGTGCTGAAGGGGCTGTACCTGGCCGCGCTGGCGATCTGGGGACCGACGCACGGTGACCTGTACGCACTGGATTCGGTGGCCGGCCTGCTGCTGGTGGCCTGTGCGCTGGCGGTGGTGCTGTACCCGCCGACGCGGGCCTTCGCGCGGTTCAAAGCGCGAAGGCGCGATCTGGCGTGGTTGCGATACCTGTGA
- a CDS encoding oligopeptide transporter, OPT family: protein MNHDAAPKQLTFRAVALAIVLAVVLSAANAYLGLFAGLTIATAIPAAVISMGVLRLLGGGSILENNIVQTGASAGSSIAAGVIFTIPALVIMGYWPDFKYWWVLGIAGLGGLLGVLFSVPLRRSMIVEDPLPFPEGKAAAEVLKAGENPGPGLKILGLSAVIGAFVKLAAESGMRLIPDAWATSAYVGSSKVTAFIGTNLSPALLGVGYIVGLNVGIVVVSGSILTWHIAIPIYQAFFMNTDPALAASVATASSTEAAFAIWGAKMRYLGVGAMLIGGIWTLISLRKSLLNGVKSGFAAARKSGGPVLAHTERDLPMKWMLVALVAFVLPLLALYQAIVGQWHVSIPMTLIMIVAGFLFVSVSAYLAGLIGSSNNPVSGITISTILFASAVLVVLLGADGLKPVGAGGAPLGAVAAIMIGAVVCCAAAVGGDNLQDLKAGYIVGATPWKQQLMLGIGAFSCALIMAPVLNLLATAYGIGVKSELHPNALAAPQANLMASVAKGLFGGELPWTFIGIGAVVGAAIIAFDSWLKSRNARFRVPVLAAAIGIYLPLELMVPIFLGGLIAYLVERFHKVRADDEEGRDRVHKPGVLFAAGLITGEALMGIAIAIPIVVSSRADVLAVPFHLPGAQWIGLAVLFLVGWLIYRTGKRAVA from the coding sequence ATGAACCACGACGCTGCGCCCAAGCAGCTCACTTTCCGCGCAGTGGCCCTGGCCATCGTGCTGGCGGTGGTGCTGTCGGCCGCAAACGCCTACCTCGGTCTGTTCGCAGGCCTGACCATCGCCACCGCCATTCCCGCCGCGGTGATTTCCATGGGCGTGCTGCGCCTGCTGGGCGGTGGCTCCATCCTTGAAAACAACATCGTGCAGACCGGCGCCTCGGCCGGCTCGTCGATCGCCGCCGGTGTCATCTTCACCATCCCCGCGCTGGTGATCATGGGCTACTGGCCGGACTTCAAGTACTGGTGGGTGCTGGGCATCGCCGGTCTGGGCGGCCTGCTGGGCGTGCTGTTCTCGGTGCCGCTGCGCCGTTCGATGATCGTTGAAGATCCGCTGCCGTTCCCGGAAGGCAAGGCCGCGGCCGAAGTGCTCAAGGCCGGTGAGAACCCGGGCCCGGGCCTGAAGATCCTCGGCCTGTCGGCAGTGATCGGCGCGTTCGTGAAGCTGGCCGCGGAAAGTGGCATGCGCCTGATCCCTGACGCCTGGGCCACCTCGGCCTATGTCGGCAGCTCCAAGGTCACCGCCTTCATCGGCACCAACCTGTCGCCGGCGCTGCTGGGCGTGGGCTACATCGTCGGCCTCAACGTCGGCATCGTGGTGGTGTCCGGTTCGATCCTGACCTGGCACATCGCCATCCCGATCTACCAGGCGTTCTTCATGAACACCGATCCGGCGCTGGCCGCATCGGTGGCCACCGCTTCGTCCACCGAAGCCGCGTTCGCCATCTGGGGCGCGAAGATGCGTTACCTGGGCGTCGGCGCGATGCTGATCGGTGGCATCTGGACCCTGATCTCGCTGCGCAAGTCGCTGCTGAACGGCGTCAAGAGCGGCTTCGCGGCTGCCCGCAAGAGTGGCGGCCCGGTGCTGGCGCACACCGAGCGCGACCTGCCGATGAAGTGGATGCTGGTCGCCCTGGTGGCCTTCGTGCTGCCGCTGCTGGCCCTGTACCAGGCCATCGTCGGTCAGTGGCACGTGTCGATCCCGATGACCCTCATCATGATCGTCGCCGGCTTCCTGTTCGTGTCGGTCTCGGCCTACCTGGCCGGCCTGATCGGTTCGTCCAACAACCCGGTCTCGGGCATCACCATCTCCACCATCCTGTTCGCCTCGGCCGTACTGGTCGTGCTGCTGGGCGCCGACGGCCTCAAGCCGGTCGGTGCCGGTGGTGCGCCGCTGGGTGCGGTGGCCGCGATCATGATCGGTGCGGTGGTGTGCTGCGCCGCCGCGGTCGGCGGTGACAACCTGCAGGACCTCAAGGCCGGCTACATCGTCGGTGCCACGCCGTGGAAGCAGCAGCTGATGCTGGGCATCGGTGCGTTCTCGTGCGCGCTGATCATGGCCCCGGTGCTGAACCTGCTGGCCACCGCCTACGGCATCGGCGTGAAGTCCGAGCTGCACCCGAACGCACTGGCCGCGCCGCAGGCCAACCTGATGGCCTCGGTGGCCAAGGGCCTGTTCGGTGGTGAACTGCCGTGGACCTTCATCGGCATCGGTGCCGTGGTCGGTGCCGCCATCATCGCCTTCGACAGTTGGCTGAAGTCGCGCAACGCCCGCTTCCGCGTGCCGGTGCTGGCCGCGGCCATCGGCATCTACCTGCCGCTGGAGCTGATGGTGCCGATCTTCCTCGGTGGCCTGATCGCCTACCTGGTCGAGCGCTTCCACAAGGTGCGCGCCGATGACGAAGAAGGCCGCGACCGCGTGCACAAGCCGGGCGTGCTGTTCGCCGCCGGCCTGATCACCGGCGAGGCGCTGATGGGCATCGCCATCGCGATTCCGATCGTGGTCAGCAGCCGCGCCGACGTGCTGGCCGTGCCGTTCCACCTGCCGGGCGCACAGTGGATCGGCCTGGCCGTGCTGTTCCTGGTCGGCTGGCTGATCTACCGCACCGGCAAGCGCGCCGTGGCGTAA
- a CDS encoding S9 family peptidase produces MKLRHALLPLSLLAALPSVAAARGLEVRDMVAMDRVSAPVLTADGGTVVFAKRSVDANLKASTALFARNLRTRDAAPPKQITPAGWNVNSASLSADGQTVYFLSAKNGSQQLYAQPLSGGTPRQLTDFAVDVDSYHVSPQDDRVLFSAGVFQACASDLACTEKKLKDIAGAKASGKVFDSLFVRHWDAWNDGRRNTLFVAPLPAAKAGPVKGASALSATIDGDAPSKPFGGNDDFVWSPDGASVVASIRVAGKQEPWSTNFDLYRFDAAGKQAPVNLTASNPAWDAGPVFSADGKTLFYRAMKRPGFEADRFGLMAMDLASGKTREIAPQWDRSAGGIALSADGASIYTTADDLGEHPLFQIDVASGKATKLIGDGSVTAVDVAGNSVAITRNSLKSNDQVLVGLLPAAGQPIGELRALTPAAGDVLKDVSFGDYEQFEFKGWNNDTVHGYVVKPHNYQEGKSYPVAFLIHGGPQGSFGNGWSYRWNPQTYAGQGYAVVMIDFHGSTGYGQAFTDAISQHWGDRPLEDLQKGWDAALKKYSFLNGDKACALGASYGGFMVNWIAGNWNSPFKCLVNHDGVFDQRMMGYATEELWFTEWEQGGTPYQKAANYEKFNPVNHVADWKKPILVIHGQQDFRIPVEQGLAAFTAAQRQGIESKFLYFPDENHWVLKPNNSILWHDTVNAWLKQHIGE; encoded by the coding sequence ATGAAACTGCGTCATGCCCTGCTGCCACTGAGCCTGCTGGCCGCCCTGCCCAGCGTTGCCGCTGCCCGTGGCCTGGAAGTCCGCGACATGGTGGCCATGGACCGCGTTTCCGCGCCGGTACTGACCGCGGACGGTGGCACCGTGGTGTTCGCCAAGCGCAGCGTGGACGCCAACCTGAAGGCCTCCACCGCGCTGTTCGCGCGCAACCTGCGCACCCGCGACGCGGCACCGCCGAAGCAGATCACCCCGGCCGGCTGGAACGTCAATTCCGCCTCGCTGTCGGCCGATGGCCAGACCGTGTATTTCCTCAGCGCCAAGAACGGCAGCCAGCAGCTGTACGCCCAGCCGCTCAGCGGTGGCACCCCGCGCCAGCTGACCGATTTCGCGGTCGACGTGGACAGCTACCACGTGTCGCCGCAGGACGACCGCGTGCTGTTCAGCGCCGGCGTGTTCCAGGCCTGCGCCTCGGACCTGGCCTGCACCGAGAAGAAGCTGAAGGACATCGCCGGCGCCAAGGCCAGCGGCAAGGTCTTCGATTCGCTGTTCGTGCGCCACTGGGATGCCTGGAACGACGGCCGCCGCAACACCCTGTTCGTGGCGCCGCTACCGGCCGCCAAGGCCGGTCCGGTCAAGGGCGCTTCGGCGCTGAGCGCCACCATCGATGGTGATGCACCGTCCAAGCCGTTCGGTGGCAATGACGATTTCGTGTGGTCGCCGGATGGCGCCAGCGTGGTGGCCAGCATCCGCGTGGCCGGCAAGCAGGAGCCGTGGTCGACCAATTTCGACCTGTACCGCTTCGACGCTGCCGGCAAGCAGGCGCCGGTGAACCTGACCGCGTCCAATCCCGCCTGGGATGCCGGCCCGGTGTTCAGTGCCGACGGCAAGACCCTGTTCTACCGTGCGATGAAGCGCCCGGGCTTCGAGGCCGACCGCTTCGGCCTGATGGCGATGGACCTGGCCAGCGGCAAGACCCGCGAGATTGCCCCGCAGTGGGACCGTTCGGCCGGTGGCATCGCCCTGTCCGCTGACGGCGCCAGCATCTACACCACCGCCGATGACCTCGGCGAGCACCCGCTGTTCCAGATCGACGTGGCCAGCGGCAAGGCCACCAAGCTGATCGGCGATGGCAGCGTTACTGCCGTGGACGTGGCCGGCAACAGCGTGGCCATCACCCGCAACAGCCTGAAGAGCAACGACCAGGTGCTGGTCGGCCTGCTCCCGGCCGCGGGCCAGCCGATCGGCGAGCTGCGCGCGCTGACCCCGGCCGCTGGCGACGTGCTGAAGGACGTGTCCTTCGGCGACTACGAGCAGTTCGAGTTCAAGGGCTGGAACAACGACACGGTGCACGGCTACGTGGTCAAGCCGCACAACTACCAGGAAGGCAAGTCCTACCCGGTCGCGTTCCTGATCCACGGCGGCCCGCAGGGCAGCTTCGGCAACGGCTGGAGCTACCGCTGGAACCCGCAGACCTACGCTGGGCAGGGCTATGCGGTGGTGATGATCGACTTCCACGGCTCCACCGGCTACGGCCAGGCCTTCACCGATGCAATCAGCCAGCACTGGGGCGACCGCCCCCTGGAAGACCTGCAGAAGGGCTGGGACGCAGCGCTGAAGAAGTATTCCTTCCTCAACGGTGACAAGGCCTGTGCGCTGGGCGCCAGCTACGGCGGCTTCATGGTCAACTGGATCGCCGGTAACTGGAACAGCCCGTTCAAGTGCCTGGTCAACCATGACGGCGTGTTCGACCAGCGCATGATGGGTTACGCCACCGAAGAACTGTGGTTCACCGAGTGGGAGCAGGGCGGTACCCCGTACCAGAAGGCGGCGAACTACGAGAAGTTCAACCCGGTCAACCACGTGGCGGACTGGAAGAAGCCGATCCTGGTGATCCACGGCCAGCAGGACTTCCGCATTCCGGTCGAGCAGGGCCTGGCTGCGTTCACCGCTGCACAGCGCCAGGGCATCGAATCGAAGTTCCTGTACTTCCCGGATGAAAACCACTGGGTGCTGAAGCCGAACAACAGCATCCTGTGGCATGACACCGTCAACGCCTGGCTGAAGCAGCACATCGGCGAATAA
- a CDS encoding DUF819 family protein: MPSTALIQNDIVVFGLIAATLGAVFWTASREQGLWKRFYTFVPALLLCYLIPGIYNTVGLIDGQNTKLYNPIARDILLPAALILLTLAVDIKGILRLGPKLVLMYLGASASIMLGAVVAFLLMRAVHPETVAGDTWAGMAALAGSWIGGGANMLAMREVFDVNATTFGQFAVVDVGVGYVWMAALIFLAGRAAKIDARSGADTSAIDELKERIARFQAEHERIPSLTDLMLIVAVAFGGVGLAHAIGAPLAAWFKANVGWAAQFSLDAPFVWVVVLSTTFGLSLSFTRARNLEGAGASRLGSLLLYFLIACIGMQMDLLALLDRPWLFLLGIIWISVHIVLLWCLGKLLKVPFFYFAIGSQSNIGGPASAPVVAAAFHPALAPVGVLLGTMGYATGTYLAYIVGITLRALAGQG, translated from the coding sequence ATGCCTTCGACTGCTCTGATCCAGAACGACATCGTCGTCTTCGGTTTGATCGCCGCCACCCTCGGCGCCGTGTTCTGGACCGCCTCGCGCGAGCAGGGCCTGTGGAAGCGCTTCTACACGTTCGTGCCGGCGCTGCTGCTGTGCTACCTGATTCCCGGCATCTACAACACCGTCGGCCTGATCGACGGGCAGAACACCAAGCTCTACAACCCGATCGCGCGCGACATCCTGCTGCCGGCGGCGCTGATCCTGCTCACCCTGGCGGTCGACATCAAGGGCATCCTGCGGCTCGGCCCGAAGCTGGTGCTGATGTACCTGGGCGCTTCGGCCAGCATCATGCTCGGTGCGGTGGTGGCCTTCCTGCTGATGCGCGCGGTGCATCCGGAAACCGTGGCCGGTGACACCTGGGCCGGCATGGCCGCGTTGGCGGGCAGCTGGATCGGTGGCGGCGCCAACATGCTGGCCATGCGTGAAGTGTTCGACGTCAACGCGACCACGTTCGGCCAGTTCGCGGTGGTCGACGTGGGTGTCGGTTACGTGTGGATGGCCGCGCTGATCTTCCTGGCCGGGCGCGCGGCGAAGATCGACGCACGCAGTGGTGCTGATACCTCGGCCATCGATGAGCTGAAGGAGCGCATTGCGCGCTTCCAGGCCGAGCACGAGCGCATTCCCAGCCTCACCGACCTGATGCTGATCGTGGCGGTGGCCTTCGGTGGCGTCGGCCTTGCACACGCGATCGGGGCGCCCCTGGCGGCATGGTTCAAGGCGAATGTCGGCTGGGCTGCGCAGTTCAGCCTGGATGCGCCGTTCGTGTGGGTGGTGGTGCTGTCGACCACGTTCGGCCTCAGTCTCAGTTTCACCCGTGCGCGCAACCTGGAAGGGGCGGGCGCGTCGCGGCTGGGTTCGCTGCTGCTGTATTTCCTCATCGCCTGCATCGGCATGCAGATGGATCTGCTGGCGCTGCTGGATCGCCCATGGTTGTTCCTGCTGGGCATCATCTGGATCAGCGTGCACATCGTGCTGCTGTGGTGCCTGGGCAAGCTGCTGAAAGTGCCGTTCTTCTACTTCGCCATCGGCTCGCAGTCGAACATCGGTGGCCCGGCCTCGGCACCGGTGGTGGCTGCGGCGTTCCATCCGGCGCTGGCACCGGTGGGCGTGCTGCTGGGCACGATGGGCTATGCGACCGGCACGTACCTGGCCTACATCGTTGGCATCACCCTGCGCGCGCTGGCCGGGCAGGGTTGA
- the minE gene encoding cell division topological specificity factor MinE, whose protein sequence is MGLFDFLKAKKTTAETAKNRLQIIIAQERSHRGGPDYLPLLQRELLEVIKKYVNIDVDAVKVDLVKDGQHDVLDISVALPEGPDKP, encoded by the coding sequence ATGGGCCTGTTCGATTTCCTCAAAGCGAAGAAGACCACCGCCGAAACCGCGAAGAACCGCCTGCAGATCATCATCGCGCAGGAACGCAGCCACCGCGGTGGCCCGGACTACCTGCCGCTGCTGCAGCGCGAGCTGCTGGAAGTGATCAAGAAGTACGTGAACATCGACGTCGACGCGGTGAAGGTCGACCTGGTGAAGGATGGCCAGCACGATGTGCTGGACATCTCCGTGGCGCTGCCTGAAGGCCCGGACAAACCCTGA
- the minD gene encoding septum site-determining protein MinD encodes MAEIIVVTSGKGGVGKTTSSASLACGLARRGKKVAVIDFDVGLRNLDLIMGCERRVVYDFVNVVHGEATLKQALIKDKRFDNLYVLAASQTRDKDALTQEGVGKVLKDLAADGFDYIICDSPAGIEKGAFLAMYFADRAVVVVNPEVSSVRDSDRIIGLLDSKTHKAESGQNVPAFLLLTRYTPLRVETGEMLSIADVEEVLGLKAIGVIPESGDVLNASNKGEPVILDVESAAGQAYDDAVARILGEDRPMRFTNVEKKGFFSKLFGG; translated from the coding sequence TTGGCTGAAATCATCGTAGTCACCTCCGGCAAGGGCGGCGTGGGCAAGACCACTTCCAGCGCGAGCCTGGCCTGTGGCCTGGCGCGGCGCGGCAAGAAGGTGGCGGTGATCGACTTCGACGTCGGCCTGCGCAACCTCGACCTGATCATGGGCTGCGAACGGCGCGTGGTGTACGACTTCGTCAACGTCGTGCACGGCGAAGCCACCCTCAAGCAGGCCCTGATCAAGGACAAGCGCTTTGACAACCTGTACGTGCTGGCCGCCTCGCAGACCCGCGACAAGGATGCACTGACCCAGGAAGGCGTGGGCAAGGTGCTGAAGGACCTGGCCGCCGACGGCTTCGACTACATCATCTGCGACTCGCCGGCCGGCATCGAGAAGGGTGCGTTCCTGGCGATGTACTTCGCCGACCGTGCGGTGGTAGTGGTGAACCCGGAAGTGTCCTCGGTGCGCGACTCCGACCGCATCATCGGCCTGCTGGACTCGAAGACCCACAAGGCCGAATCCGGCCAGAACGTGCCCGCCTTCCTGCTGCTGACCCGCTACACCCCGCTGCGCGTGGAAACCGGTGAAATGCTGAGCATCGCCGACGTCGAGGAAGTGCTGGGCCTGAAGGCCATCGGCGTGATCCCCGAATCGGGCGACGTGCTCAATGCCTCCAACAAGGGCGAACCGGTGATCCTGGATGTCGAATCCGCAGCCGGCCAGGCCTATGACGACGCCGTCGCGCGCATCCTCGGCGAAGATCGCCCGATGCGCTTCACCAACGTCGAGAAGAAGGGCTTCTTCAGCAAGCTGTTCGGAGGGTAA
- the minC gene encoding septum site-determining protein MinC — MDTRPAAAGAGTAADGDLSVAVNFDYEQAGELKIGQVGIANLRIRTLDVERLVQEMRERVTRAPKLFGRAAVILDFGGLSQVPDVATAQALVDGLRSAGVLPVALAYGTSAVDLLSQQLGLPLLAKFRAQYERAEAEAAPPPPAPEPRRAVRAEPKPAPAAPVAKVADAAAPQPGRMQLGNVRSGQQLYAENCDLTVMATVGAGAEVIADGSIHIYGTLRGRALAGAQGNTAARIFCRDFHAELVAIAGHYKVLDDVPDNLRGKAVQVWLEQDQIKIAALD; from the coding sequence ATGGACACGCGCCCGGCAGCTGCCGGCGCAGGCACAGCGGCCGACGGGGACCTGAGCGTGGCGGTGAATTTCGATTACGAACAGGCCGGTGAACTGAAGATCGGCCAGGTGGGCATCGCCAACCTGCGCATCCGTACCCTTGATGTCGAGCGCCTTGTGCAGGAAATGCGCGAGCGCGTGACCCGTGCGCCGAAGCTGTTCGGCCGCGCGGCGGTGATCCTCGATTTCGGCGGCCTGAGCCAGGTGCCGGACGTGGCCACCGCGCAGGCACTGGTCGATGGCCTGCGCAGCGCCGGCGTGCTGCCGGTGGCGCTGGCCTATGGCACCAGCGCGGTCGACCTGCTCTCGCAGCAGCTCGGCCTGCCGCTGCTGGCCAAGTTCCGTGCCCAGTACGAACGTGCCGAGGCCGAAGCGGCCCCGCCGCCGCCCGCGCCGGAACCGCGTCGCGCCGTGCGCGCCGAACCGAAGCCAGCCCCGGCCGCACCGGTGGCCAAGGTCGCCGATGCGGCCGCACCGCAGCCGGGCCGCATGCAGCTGGGCAACGTGCGTTCGGGCCAGCAGCTGTACGCGGAGAACTGCGACCTGACCGTGATGGCCACCGTCGGCGCCGGCGCCGAGGTCATCGCCGATGGCAGCATCCATATCTACGGCACCCTGCGCGGCCGCGCGCTGGCAGGGGCCCAGGGCAACACCGCGGCACGCATCTTCTGCCGTGATTTCCATGCGGAACTGGTGGCCATTGCAGGCCACTACAAGGTACTGGACGATGTTCCGGACAACCTGCGCGGCAAGGCCGTGCAGGTGTGGCTGGAGCAGGACCAGATCAAGATCGCTGCGCTGGACTGA
- a CDS encoding GNAT family N-acetyltransferase, with protein sequence MSIVIRDVREHELDSVLALNNNAGLAILPLDAARLRLFYETAEYFRVAERDGNLAGFLIGFGSDSQHDSSNFAWFKQQLDTPFFYIDRIVVASRRRGGGVGRAFYADAQSFAELRYPQMTCEVFLDHGADAALLFHGSFGFRELGQNTMAQVDVRASMLAKELCSYPWVQETYGGKLPDVAWTRARQLPAQAQRPTGT encoded by the coding sequence ATGTCGATTGTCATCCGCGACGTGCGCGAGCACGAGCTCGATTCCGTCCTGGCTTTGAACAACAACGCTGGCCTGGCCATCCTTCCCCTGGATGCGGCCCGCCTGCGCCTGTTCTACGAAACCGCTGAGTATTTCCGCGTCGCCGAGCGCGACGGCAACCTGGCCGGCTTCCTGATCGGCTTCGGCAGCGACAGCCAGCACGACAGCAGCAACTTCGCCTGGTTCAAGCAGCAGCTGGACACCCCGTTCTTCTACATCGACCGCATCGTGGTCGCCAGCCGCCGTCGTGGCGGTGGCGTCGGCCGTGCCTTCTATGCCGACGCGCAGAGCTTTGCCGAGCTGCGCTACCCGCAGATGACCTGCGAAGTGTTCCTTGACCACGGCGCCGATGCCGCCCTGCTCTTCCACGGCAGCTTCGGCTTCCGCGAGCTGGGCCAGAACACCATGGCCCAGGTCGATGTGCGTGCCAGCATGCTGGCCAAGGAACTGTGCAGCTACCCGTGGGTCCAGGAGACCTACGGCGGCAAGCTGCCGGATGTGGCATGGACACGCGCCCGGCAGCTGCCGGCGCAGGCACAGCGGCCGACGGGGACCTGA
- a CDS encoding sensor histidine kinase: MLGVLSHTRVLRLAGLFTWVMVGLPLAYSQFENLHSRGDMGGWAVLLFVAYLSFGTSYYWLTRILRSDSHTSWLDRGLLLLLTISALGVSFLSGSGLGSILMMVAAGVIPWMLSVRLGVLWLLVSQLAVAPVYYMLLRFPLFEAVMQSLLYGGFSMFIFVTSLVARQQTEARDEQRRLNSELRATRALLAESARVNERTRISRELHDLLGHQLTALTLNLEVAGHLAEGQALEHVKRSHALAKLLLGNVREVVSQLRETGAIELGAALRPLTENVPSLDIQLDIEDPLNVEDPQRAHVLLRCTQEIITNAVRHAGARHLWIKVYREAPDRVVVEARDDGVGADMVNVGNGLRGMRERLQQCGGQLQIETRPGEGFRVRATVPATVLVAALTKVPEGVR, translated from the coding sequence ATGTTGGGAGTCCTCAGCCATACCCGCGTCCTCCGCCTGGCCGGCCTGTTCACCTGGGTCATGGTCGGTCTGCCCTTGGCGTACTCGCAGTTCGAGAACCTGCACAGCCGCGGCGACATGGGGGGCTGGGCGGTCCTGCTGTTCGTCGCCTATCTGTCCTTCGGTACCTCCTATTACTGGCTGACCCGCATCCTGCGCAGCGACAGCCACACCAGCTGGCTGGACCGCGGGCTGCTGTTGCTGCTGACGATCTCGGCGCTGGGGGTCAGCTTCCTCAGCGGTTCGGGCCTGGGCAGCATCCTGATGATGGTGGCCGCCGGGGTCATCCCGTGGATGCTGTCGGTGCGGCTGGGCGTGCTGTGGCTGCTGGTCAGCCAGCTGGCGGTGGCCCCGGTCTACTACATGCTGCTGCGCTTCCCGCTGTTCGAAGCGGTGATGCAGTCGCTGCTGTATGGCGGCTTCTCCATGTTCATCTTCGTGACAAGCCTGGTTGCCCGCCAACAGACCGAGGCGCGCGACGAACAGCGCCGGCTCAATTCAGAGCTGCGTGCCACCCGCGCCCTGCTGGCCGAGAGTGCCCGCGTCAATGAGCGCACCCGCATCTCGCGCGAACTGCATGACCTTCTGGGCCACCAGCTGACCGCGCTGACCCTGAACCTGGAAGTGGCTGGGCACCTGGCCGAAGGGCAGGCGCTGGAGCATGTGAAGCGCTCCCATGCATTGGCCAAACTGCTGCTGGGCAACGTGCGCGAGGTGGTCAGCCAGCTGCGCGAGACCGGCGCGATCGAGCTGGGCGCGGCGCTGCGCCCGCTGACCGAGAACGTCCCCTCGCTGGACATCCAGCTGGATATCGAGGACCCGCTGAACGTGGAGGACCCGCAGCGGGCCCACGTGCTGCTGCGCTGCACGCAGGAGATCATCACCAACGCGGTGCGCCATGCCGGTGCCCGCCACCTTTGGATCAAGGTGTACCGTGAAGCCCCCGACCGGGTGGTGGTGGAAGCCCGCGACGACGGCGTCGGCGCGGATATGGTCAACGTTGGCAATGGCTTGCGCGGCATGCGCGAGCGCCTGCAACAATGTGGTGGCCAGCTGCAGATCGAGACCCGTCCCGGCGAAGGCTTCCGGGTGCGCGCGACCGTACCTGCAACGGTGCTGGTGGCCGCCCTTACCAAGGTTCCTGAAGGAGTACGTTGA